The stretch of DNA CTAACTTTGAGTTAGGACCTGTAGCTTTTGACTTCAAACGTGATTTTTACACTAAAATTTATTGTTCCTTGTGAACGAAGGCACACTTTTTTACTAAAACtagttttacaaaatcaatttttgtcacTGTAAAACCAAACACAAACTTACTTCTGGATCTTCTAGAACAGAATTTGCAAGGATCTGAGTAGAATCCAATCTTCTAGCTAACTCCGAATTGTCCTTCTCCAATCGCAAATTAGATTTCTTCCACTGTTCCACCTCATCTTCAAGATCCTTTAGCCTTTTCAACTTCATTTGAATTTCTTGATCATTAGCAACAGCTTTAGATTCAAGATCCTGCAACTTGGAAACTTTCTGTTTAAGAATTATGATATGCTCCTTATTCTGTTCCGCTTCATACctaattttcttcttcaaaaatttCACTTTTGTTTTTGAAGACTCAAGTTCAGAAACCACTTTCGCGTGATCAGAAATTTGTGCCTCTAATCTCCTATTCTCAGACTGTAATGTCTCAACTTTTAGATTGAACATCTTCGTCTCCATATTACTTATCTTTAACCGGTTTTGAAGCTCCATTACAACGGTTTCTTGCTCTCTTAGACCACAGTATTCAAGAAGTTGAACTTCGAGACTTCTTTCCCTCTCTTGAAGCATCATGACCATGTTCCTCAATTTTCTGATCTCTTGCTCATAATCGTCTTTCTCAAGACTTACATATGCTACAGGAGGATCATTGAGTTCGTcgtctttttcttcattttgtttaATTCTTGGTGAGACACCAATTGGAGAACTTCTACATACCACCTTGTTGATGCATGTTTCTTCCTGgtatacaaaaaaatattaaaagttcgCTTGAGATTTTTATATAGCACATAAACATCAATGAAAAGACTGTTTGAAAGAACTTacagaaacaacttatgacatgtacataagctgttttcagcttatttccagtAGCTCTTaggatagtttatgaaaacagtttaactttattttatcatttgtcaTAGAAATAACATACACATAAGTATTTATATGATAaacgcttaattaagttgtttatccaaacatggccTTGAGGGGAAACCAGCTAAAGAACGGAGAAATCTTGTACTCATGATTAACGAAAGGGAAAACTTATGATTATATTTTCTCAACGGTACTACAAGATAATAATGAAACTAATAGTATCTAGTATTTAGAATTCTAGACAGGAAAATGAACAGAAAATTACACTCAACCTATCAACAATAAAAAGACATTTAAAAAAACACTCAGAAAAAAACTTTTCTCTCGTGTAACTTACGGTATCAAAATTATTTCCTTCTGAACGGATGTTGGAAGAACTTGATGATGCTCTAATACCTCGTAAATTAGCTTCACTCCCATGACCTGCAAAAGACATCATACATACAAAATAACACACAAGATTTATCATTCAAAATCAGTTCAACTATCTACTAGCATAAACACTTATAAGACTGTTTGAaagagcttatagaaacaacttataacaagtccataagctgttttcagcttatttccataatctctctaagatagcttatgaaaacaacgtAAAACTTATATAAAACCAGTTTCACTTTGTTTAccttttgttacaaaaatagcttatacataaacacttatgtGATAAGCACTTATTCTATAAGTGCTTAATTCCAAAAACTAAAACTAGGTTAAATCTTTGATATgatgaagaaaagaaacaaacctGGAAGGTTCCCTTTAGGGGAAGGTTTGATCCTTCTTGTTCTAAGGTTTGAGTAGAGAAAACCAGCAAAAGTTAGGGCCAAAGCCAAACCACATTTGAGTACAATAGGCCTCATACCTTTATCCTCTCTAACTATCACATTAAAAAatcttctatatattttttccatTAATATTATGAGATATATCACAGATCAAATTCTTGTCATCTTCTTCTATTTCattctcatgaagaaaacacAAAATCAATTTCTGGTCCATACCTATATACACAACACAACAAATCCCACAAATTCATCAGAAAAATTCCAACAAAACCATTAAAATTACATGCATGCACCATGTTGGATCAAATCATACAAGACATAAcatattagtatttattttgtgtgtaaATCAGGTATCATCTGCACGTAATTGCACAGAAGATTTATTCTACACATAAGGAAAATAGTAtagaacaaacaaacaaattgaaAACTCATGATCCATCACTAGaaaaattatggatgaaacaaatgaaatcaacatgaaaataagaaaaaaatatcaaattatgatgaattaaaaatataataactaaaatACCTTATCAAAAGTTAAAACCCAAcaaaatggaagaaaataaattgaagcAAATTAAGAAACCTCTCTATTTCATGATGTTGAAGATaggaaaaaattataataatatgaaacCATACATTTATAGGGACATGATCAAATTTTTCTTGTACCTTAATTTAATAGACTGAAAAGTACCATTGTGTTATGATATTGTCTTTTGGTAACGGTTTCAATTACGTGGATGATTGTCGTttacataaaaacaaaagaacaataTGCATGGTATGAACTATGAACGCAACCTTAatatgagaataaaaaaaacataaatatgtGTTTACCAACAAATTAACACCGCCTAATGATATTTTGTGTTACATAAATGGTAAAATTAGGATATTGAAAATGGATCATGTTAAAGGAGAAATATAACAAATGTGAAATTAattatgaaaagaaagaaaaaatctattatAAGGGTAAGTTAGAGGAAGTGACGAGAAAGATGATTCTGGCTCCAGTTTAGTCAATGAATGACCAATgaataaaaagataatttttactGTAATCCAAATAATTTGTAAAATTGTATATTAAGTATTAACTGTAAACTCTTAtctttggtaaaaataaaaactgtaAATTCTTATATATCCATGTTAcgtgtttaatttttatttgtttgactGATGTTAGGTGTTTAATTATGGAACTAAGTTgttctcttaaaaaaattatggagcTAAGTTGTGTTAACAGATCAAATATAGTAAATAActaattatgtttatgtgtcttcttttttttttttttgactgatTATGTTTGGTGTCTTCTAAATTCTTTTCTTGTTTGGATTCATCAATTGTATACTTTTTGGGAATATCCTGTCTATAAAAACTACTCccaccgtttttttttttaattgtcaaATTTCATCAGATTTAACGTTTCTAATTAATCTAATaataaatttcatttaaaattaaaagctaGGCCGGGAATTAAGTCGTCTCTACTTAAATTTCAACTTAGATGGGGCATGGGGGTATCCctaaaatttaatttgcataaaaaaaaaaattaaaaataatcaaCTTAGGTTAAGTTAGGCCGGGGGCACCGGGCCTAATGTCAATATATGAATATGTGAAAGACACGATAGCAGATATAATGCCAATGAATTAAATTATATGAACGTATTAAATGTAGCATTTAAGTAGCTTTCCTCTTTACTACTAGTGTAATTTGTAAAGATGATGAAGCTTTCGTTGCTCCACTTGTTTAAGCTAAATATAGTGTGAAGTGGACACAAAGGTTATTGATGTGATTGATGAGGATTGATGCATGTCTATTATCTTAGTTAATACGATTTTTACATTTGATTTTGTTGAGACATTGATCAGATATATAGGATAGTGGAGGGTTTGGTTTTGAGTGAAACTCTTATTTAAATTGAACAATAATATGTGCACCGGATTGAATTGAATTTACATGTTTTCGGGAAAATAGTTCAATTGATAGGGATATCACATAGTATGTACAGTAATTGAAGTTAGACGTTGTAATATGTAGcaattaattcatttcattaattaaaagatgCTCAATACTGGACCGAGTCCTCATATGAGAATGTTGCTCAAGTACGAATCGATGGTCAGATAGGTGATTGGATGGATATGATATGATCTTCAAGTACCAAAAGGGGAAAAGGAATCTGCAACAATGTCAACACTCTAACACTAAAGTCAATATTAATTTAAGGTGAGAGAAAGTGTTAAATTGAGGTAGAATGTGTGTACATTGAGAGTGAGTGCATGCATATGCATATATAGTGGGATTTGAGGTAGTAGATGAGTCAGAAAAATTATAGAGACCGAGcaaaattttagttttgaaaaaaaaaactcgattTTGCACTATTAAAAATTTCAGTTGTGTCCTAAACTAACCcctaaaaataccaaaaatgGACAATTGCACAGGCTTGCCTTGGCTCCACCCATGATTTGAGGAATAATGGTATGGTAGGGTTCTCCATGTGCAAGGAATAAGTCACAAATATCTCTTGTGAGTGTCATTTAATTAGCCTATGTTTGCTAACATGTAATGTGGCTACCGGCTATGCACCTTGTATCTGTCGTCGTGCATGCATATGTGGTCGTCTAATGCCATTTGTAAAAATGAGGTATTGGATCTTTATTATATTGGGCCTTTTAAATTAATATTGGACTTTAGCCAATCCGGAACAATTACAAGTTGGTTGAATCAAAAGTATATGATGACTAGCATAAGAAATGACCGTCCTAAAAAGAGTATGAGCAATCATATTTCACTTGACGCCGAACAAACTTAACAAGAAGTTAAAATTACTAACAATCATACTTCTAATATTAGAAACAATAGAACCAAATTCACCTACACCTCCCTTATTTGCAAGATAGCATCACCAACTAATATTATTAACAGGTCTGGAGCTAGAATTAAATAGTTGCAAAAGACCGTCACACATCATGTTGAGTAATAAATTCCATCCAAACAACAATTAGTAGACAtacattcaataaaaacacaaaagatatgattaaacaaatttaatacaaTGACTCCCAAATTTGTTAAGATAGAACAAAAACAATGACAAGAAAGTTGAAAATCGATTGATATTGTTATTTTGTGACTTCGGTAGACAGTGCTTCAAGTTACAAATCTCATTGGTGATCATAATTCATACCATCATCTTATCAATGCTTGATATTCAGTTTCTTATCATTGCATTGCGATGTCGCTGAAGTAATAGAGTACACTATCATAATGAACAAAATCACCAAGCCTAACCCAATTATAGATAAGAATATCTTATCAATTCTGGTATTGAAAGGTGTAGGGGATATCACCCACATAGAATATAGATAACTAACGGCAAACCATACCGTCGGACTGAACACTAGAGTGCCTGCTTCCCCCCATGGAGTCATGATAAGTATTGCCAAAGTTGATATGATAAAGGAAAATACATTCAAATGTGAAAACACAAGGAAATCACCTCTTGACATGACCGATTTCCCAGCATTTTTTAAGGTAGAATTCGAGGAGGAAGTGATGTTCGCATTATGATCGGTAGCATTAGCTTGATAAAATCCACCGGGGGGGGACTTAATTAGTACTGATTCATAGGTAGCAGTTGCAACAAGAGTCGCAATTATCAACCAAGTGTTACGTTGCTCATCTAATATATCACTTCTAAAGCGATATACATAAACTATCACTTTATCCATAATTGTGGGAGCATCGATGACTTGTAGGCCAAGTATTCCTCCTGCACTCAACAATATACTACTATTCTTTTCTATATTGGCTTCTATGGCCATGTCTAATGCCTCGTAATTGTTATGTTTCACAGCAATATGTAATGCAGTCTCGCCCCTCACTGTCACGTCATTAATAGAATCTGGACAAGCAGTGAGAAATTTAGCTAAAAGTTCAACCTCTCCCAATTCACTTGCCAAATGAAGAGGAGTCATGCCTCCCCTCCCTTTAACTCTGACAAGGTCCTTGTTCATGTTAACAAAACACAACACCATACTGTCAGTGTCGACATTTGCTCTACACTTATTGCTTACTTAGAGCAATGTGAATAGGGCTGTATCCTTGCTTATTTAGCTTCAAAGCAAATGAAGGTTTTAAATTCATAACCTCAACGGCAAAAGGGAGATGCTCCATAAATGCGGCGATATGCAGAGGAGTTTCAACAAATTCCTCTGAATCTATATCCGCTAAAATAGATAGGACATCTTGAAGTACATCATAGAGAAGGTTTATATCTCCTACTTTAGCTACAAGTCTAAGTGTATCAAGATTGGCCATATTGGGTTTATGTTTGAAGCTGCAACTCTTCGGTATGAAAAATATGGCTGCTGATATTGCTAATATataagcttctttttttttttgaagaagctaaattagtccacccaaattggcacaaGAGAGAATCGAACACTAATATATAAGCATATACGGCTTTGGTACGTCCTTCCCACATTGTATTGTATTTGATTGACTTAGCTTGGTTAATTAGTTggtttattaaattaaaatcatgACATGCATGGTTGTAagtatataattaataatgtcCTTTGTCTCATATACCATTTCTCGTCCTATACAAGATAAAGATATAGATATAGGAATTTGTTAAGGTTGTTGTGTGCATGTTCTTGTAGGTAGCTAGGAAGTTTGCCTCTCTGCTCTGCATCCTCATTTCTTCAGCAGAAATGATTCAGGAAAACATATGTCAACTACAGACACCGTATTATTGCTGATGAGGTAGCCTTCGCAACCGCATCGCAGTGCAATTGCAGTGTGATtttaattcacgtgtacggcTGCATCAGAAGCCGCATCAGACGATGTTGGCCTTGTTCGTTTAAATTTttccaccaaaaaataaaagttataaaCCTCAAATCCTAATTTGCGTCAAATCTAAtctgtttaaaatttcaaccttGTATTTTAAGCACACTAATAAACTAATATTCTGGGGTAAATAGTGTAGTGGCATAGTGgtgttattttatataatttgtgaaatttcaaaataattctaCGCCGCATTGCGCGTTGCAACAGCCACAATGACCGCAATCACAAAGTGTGcattatattcattcaatgTGAGACATACACCTTGTATAGGAGTTACAACACTTAGCTTATGGGTCAAGCAAGCCAGCTAGCACAAATCTTAGGCCCATAGGTGCGCACAATGCCTATATATCAAATTAGTTACTTAGAAGGGTAGATTACACCTAACACATACTTCTACTTTCAACTTCACTTTATTACTACTCAAAATTGTTAGTTTAAAAGTAATAAAGTGAAAGTATGGTGAAAGCGCTGACTGACGATTGGATAGGAACAAGAGGCGTCTAGCAAGGATGAGACAACTATCTTCTCCCATGTGCTCCTATTTGTTCAAGAAAGAAATATGTCTTATTCTTTGGGTTGTCAATTATCAAGTAAGGTTGACCTaatttccaaaataaataaatttggagATGAATACATGTGATTTTTTATagggacaaaaataaaaaaccgttaattttatagggatgaaaaacatatttaacaattcataataatatatacatgttaaaCATAGAGATTTACATATCTTTTAATACACCTCGCAGTTAGAGGTTGACTTATGTTGAGCCTATTTCTAAAATCATAAGAGTTGCAACCAAAGTCCTTTTGTGAAGGTGTCAACAATTTGATAAAGTGAAGGAAAATGTAAGACTCGCACATGTCAGCAAGCAACCTTCTCTCATACAAAATGTATATTCATCTCAATGTATTTGGTGTGATGAAGTTGAATCATATTGTCGTATAAATACACCGCATTCATGTTATAACCCATATTTTCTCATTCAACAACATTGGCCACAGTACTCGAACATCAGCAATGGACTTTCCCACAGTACTCAAACCAGTAACAATGGAATGGAACATGGCAGCCATGGACAACACCACCATGCCCATGTCCTGCAACGGGTAACTTACAAAGACAATCAGGACTTCTAGGGCGAAAACCTCAGCAGGCTCATTGGTGCGTAGGCGTGGCGCCCGGTTAGGGTTAAGGGGGAGGGATGCATCGTCAATGTGAGAGAAACAAGAAAGATCGGTTTCAATAGCTTACTAATAGAAATAGTGGCCGTGTCTTCTATTGATTTCCTCATTCGAATATATACAACAAAAGTGTaatcattcataataatatacaTGCTAAATATAGAGATTTATATATCTtctaaggtgaataagtagaatTCCGGAATTCGAAACCAactcctacatatatataatgtgatgttctCATCAACTAAGTTAAACTCACGAGTACAAATTTACGTACATATCTTCTAATACACACCTAACAAATTTCATTGGTGTTAAAGTAACTTTACAACATATTCCTCGTAACCAAATGATTAAATGTAagtgattaataaatttaatcaaaagaaaatattgttCAGCTAAACTCTAAATTACCAAAGTCATATTCCTCTAAAAGTAAATATTTCACGCTGTTTTTAATAAGGACCATCCGATCTAATATTAATGGTTGAGATTGATTTGTACAAATTTTATTAAGATTGATTTGAAATGGACGTCTGGGATCTAAAACTGTGTGTAACTTTATGATTTACCAACTGCAGTGCATCGTGATCCCTATACTTTGTTTGGATTGGCGAGATATAATGGAATGTAGTGGAGCGAAGTAGAATGAAGtggaatggaatggagcggaatgaaaTGGAATGAAGCGGAATGAAATAAATATTATGGCTTCGTCCAAAACCATGGAGGCATTCTGGCGGGCGCGTCCGTGTAGGAAGGCCGC from Trifolium pratense cultivar HEN17-A07 linkage group LG5, ARS_RC_1.1, whole genome shotgun sequence encodes:
- the LOC123883499 gene encoding protein CHUP1, chloroplastic encodes the protein MEKIYRRFFNVIVREDKGMRPIVLKCGLALALTFAGFLYSNLRTRRIKPSPKGNLPGHGSEANLRGIRASSSSSNIRSEGNNFDTEETCINKVVCRSSPIGVSPRIKQNEEKDDELNDPPVAYVSLEKDDYEQEIRKLRNMVMMLQERERSLEVQLLEYCGLREQETVVMELQNRLKISNMETKMFNLKVETLQSENRRLEAQISDHAKVVSELESSKTKVKFLKKKIRYEAEQNKEHIIILKQKVSKLQDLESKAVANDQEIQMKLKRLKDLEDEVEQWKKSNLRLEKDNSELARRLDSTQILANSVLEDPEADALREESDRLKRENERMTKEIEQLQADKCTDLEELVYLRWINACLRHESRNYQPPTGKTVARDLSKSLSPDSEKKAKQLILEYANNEGRTSSISDVDSDQWSSSQASFIDTDECSPLENSSDARVNHNSGTNKSKIFGKLMKLMRGKDNSSNLSSRVTSLEKSRSREYSTYTSPHDTGAYRSEYGTPTETSRNSLDLNRSMKEYNRRNSDVGIPKNFSPSISGAGDLKISSHSFSESYSSEKSNLIKYAEALKNSSSSEETSKHAIRRRSSSYSSF